The following coding sequences lie in one Cupriavidus sp. WKF15 genomic window:
- a CDS encoding tripartite tricarboxylate transporter substrate binding protein, protein MKSVTKWMGPLVRGMLVAGMSAAILPAAQAEDWKPAKPVRLLVGFAPGGSADLLARLVQGPLSESLGVPVVVENVPGAGGNIAADKLAKAPADGYTVGMGAAGAMAVTHLLNPKGTPYKTDDFAPIAMLATQPNVVIVSPSLPVKTMADFTAYVRKTPQVTYGTAGVGTSNHLIAETMLHRLGIDMVHAPYKGATPVITDLMGGHIAMTVDNITTAAALAKTGKVKALAVTSSKRSPLLPEVPTLAESGLKDFNMPTWQGIFGPKDLPKPIVARYNQALVKALANPEVRKKMAEFGSEPVGDSPEHFSSFLVQDRKMWADVIKSAGITLE, encoded by the coding sequence ATGAAAAGCGTGACGAAGTGGATGGGGCCGCTGGTACGCGGCATGCTGGTGGCAGGCATGAGTGCCGCAATCCTGCCGGCAGCTCAGGCTGAAGACTGGAAGCCGGCCAAGCCGGTACGGCTGTTGGTGGGCTTCGCGCCCGGTGGCTCGGCCGACCTGCTGGCGCGCCTGGTGCAAGGGCCGCTGTCGGAAAGCCTGGGCGTTCCGGTCGTGGTCGAAAACGTGCCCGGCGCCGGCGGCAATATTGCGGCGGACAAGCTGGCCAAGGCACCGGCGGATGGCTACACGGTCGGCATGGGCGCCGCTGGCGCCATGGCCGTGACCCACCTGCTCAACCCGAAGGGCACGCCGTACAAGACCGACGACTTTGCGCCCATCGCCATGCTGGCGACGCAGCCCAACGTCGTGATCGTCAGTCCGTCGCTGCCTGTCAAAACCATGGCGGACTTCACGGCCTATGTCAGGAAGACTCCGCAAGTCACCTACGGCACCGCGGGTGTCGGCACCTCGAACCACCTGATCGCGGAGACGATGCTGCATCGGCTTGGCATCGACATGGTCCACGCGCCGTACAAGGGCGCGACGCCGGTGATCACCGACCTGATGGGTGGCCATATCGCCATGACGGTCGACAACATCACCACGGCCGCGGCACTGGCCAAGACGGGCAAGGTCAAGGCGCTGGCCGTGACCAGCAGCAAGCGCTCGCCCTTGTTGCCCGAGGTGCCCACGCTTGCCGAAAGCGGCCTCAAGGACTTCAACATGCCGACCTGGCAAGGGATCTTCGGTCCAAAGGACCTGCCCAAGCCGATTGTGGCCCGCTATAACCAGGCCCTGGTAAAGGCGCTGGCCAATCCGGAGGTCAGGAAGAAGATGGCCGAGTTCGGTTCGGAGCCTGTCGGCGATTCGCCCGAGCACTTCTCGAGCTTCCTCGTGCAGGACCGAAAGATGTGGGCCGACGTCATCAAGTCGGCCGGGATCACACTGGAATAA
- a CDS encoding DUF1177 domain-containing protein yields MSIKQVIESIELLSAANIDGERVAALLRARGVADVTVTRVEENGLYTDFLACTLPGLDPNLPALGVVGRLGGVGARPAVTGLVSDADGAIVAVACALKLADMAAGGDVLPGPVRIHTHICPHAATRPHQPVPMMKSPFAMRTMMSHEVHPQMAAILSVDTTRGNRLVNRRGVALTPVAKQGWLLRLPERMLDLMSWVSGELPLVLPLTTQDITPYENGLWHVNSIMQPAVATTAPVIGLALTAQTTVPGCATGVTNAFDIDVATRFCIEVAKQFGTGQCAFFDDAEWAELQRRYGSLAHLQTVGNAS; encoded by the coding sequence ATGTCCATCAAGCAGGTGATTGAATCGATCGAACTGCTGTCGGCAGCCAACATCGACGGCGAGCGCGTGGCCGCGCTGCTGCGTGCACGCGGCGTCGCCGACGTCACGGTGACACGGGTGGAGGAAAACGGCCTGTACACCGACTTCCTGGCGTGCACCTTGCCAGGTCTCGACCCCAACCTGCCCGCGCTTGGCGTGGTCGGCCGGCTAGGCGGCGTGGGCGCGCGCCCGGCCGTGACCGGACTGGTATCGGATGCCGATGGCGCCATCGTCGCCGTGGCCTGCGCGCTGAAGCTGGCCGACATGGCGGCCGGCGGCGATGTCCTGCCCGGACCGGTGCGCATCCACACCCACATCTGCCCGCATGCGGCCACGCGGCCGCACCAGCCGGTGCCGATGATGAAGTCGCCATTCGCGATGCGCACGATGATGTCGCACGAGGTGCATCCGCAGATGGCGGCGATCCTTTCCGTCGACACCACGCGCGGCAACCGCCTCGTCAACCGGCGTGGTGTTGCGCTGACGCCGGTCGCGAAGCAAGGCTGGCTGCTGCGGCTGCCCGAGCGGATGCTGGACCTGATGAGCTGGGTCAGCGGCGAACTGCCGCTGGTGCTGCCGCTCACCACGCAGGACATCACGCCGTACGAGAACGGCCTGTGGCACGTCAACTCCATCATGCAGCCGGCCGTTGCCACCACCGCGCCGGTGATCGGCCTGGCGCTGACGGCACAGACCACGGTGCCGGGCTGCGCCACTGGCGTGACCAATGCCTTCGATATCGACGTGGCCACGCGCTTTTGCATCGAAGTGGCCAAGCAGTTTGGCACCGGACAATGCGCGTTCTTCGATGACGCCGAATGGGCCGAACTGCAGCGGCGCTATGGCTCGCTGGCCCATCTGCAGACCGTGGGAAACGCATCTTGA
- a CDS encoding DHA2 family efflux MFS transporter permease subunit, producing the protein MADAITVGERAGAAPKPPARPTHLQPLSGGKLVIGTIALSLATFMNVLDSSIANVSIPAISGDLGVAPNQGTWVITSFAVANAISVPLTGWLTMRFGAVRLFITSILLFVLSSWLCGVAPNLETLLAARILQGAVAGPMIPLSQSLLLSSYPPQKSTMALALWGMTTLVAPIMGPLLGGWISDNMTWPWIFYINVPVGLLTAYATWTIYKDRETPTKVLPIDRIGLALLVIWVGSMQLMLDKGKELDWFHSTVIVVLTLVAVLGFLFFLVWESYEKHPIVDITLFKGRNFSSGVVAISVAYGLFFGNLVILPLWLQTIVGYTATDAGIVMAPVGIFAILLSPVIGRNLPRMDARWVATAAFVTFGIVSLMRSGFTTQVDTRTLMIPTLIQGAAMAMFFIPLTSIILSGQPPEKIPAASGLSNFVRITFGGIGASISTTVWENRTALHHAQLVEKISPYNPVYSDQLNHLMQMGMSQAQAVGLMERNISQQAAMLGANDIFWISGVLFFVLIGFVWLTRPARGGAGADAAAGAH; encoded by the coding sequence ATGGCGGACGCAATCACCGTGGGTGAACGCGCCGGCGCCGCGCCAAAGCCACCGGCGCGCCCGACGCATCTGCAGCCACTGAGTGGCGGCAAGCTGGTGATCGGGACCATCGCGCTGTCGCTGGCCACGTTCATGAACGTGCTGGACTCGTCGATCGCCAACGTGTCGATTCCAGCCATTTCCGGCGACCTCGGCGTGGCACCGAACCAAGGCACGTGGGTCATCACCTCGTTCGCGGTGGCCAACGCCATTTCGGTACCGCTGACCGGCTGGCTCACCATGCGCTTCGGCGCGGTGCGCCTGTTCATCACGTCGATCCTGCTGTTCGTGCTGTCGTCCTGGCTGTGCGGCGTGGCGCCCAACCTCGAAACGCTGCTGGCTGCGCGTATCCTCCAGGGCGCAGTGGCCGGGCCGATGATTCCGCTGTCGCAGTCCCTGCTGCTGTCGAGCTACCCGCCGCAGAAGAGCACCATGGCGCTGGCGCTGTGGGGCATGACCACGCTGGTGGCGCCCATCATGGGCCCGCTGCTCGGCGGCTGGATCTCGGACAACATGACATGGCCGTGGATCTTCTATATCAACGTGCCGGTAGGCCTGCTCACCGCGTACGCCACGTGGACGATCTACAAGGACCGCGAAACCCCGACCAAGGTGTTGCCGATCGACCGCATCGGACTGGCGTTGCTGGTGATCTGGGTGGGCTCGATGCAGCTCATGCTCGACAAGGGCAAGGAGCTCGACTGGTTCCACTCGACCGTGATCGTCGTGCTCACGCTGGTGGCCGTGCTCGGCTTCCTGTTCTTCCTGGTGTGGGAGAGCTACGAGAAGCATCCGATCGTCGATATCACGCTGTTCAAGGGCCGGAACTTCAGCTCCGGCGTGGTAGCGATCTCCGTGGCATACGGACTGTTCTTCGGCAACCTGGTGATCCTGCCGCTGTGGCTGCAGACCATCGTCGGCTACACAGCCACGGATGCCGGCATCGTGATGGCGCCCGTGGGCATCTTCGCGATCCTGCTGTCACCGGTGATCGGGCGGAACCTGCCCAGGATGGATGCCCGCTGGGTCGCCACGGCCGCCTTCGTCACGTTCGGTATCGTGAGCCTGATGCGCTCGGGCTTCACCACGCAGGTTGACACCCGCACGCTGATGATCCCCACGCTGATCCAGGGCGCGGCAATGGCGATGTTCTTCATCCCGCTTACGTCGATCATCCTGTCCGGCCAGCCGCCGGAGAAGATCCCGGCCGCATCGGGCCTGTCGAACTTCGTGCGGATCACGTTTGGTGGTATCGGCGCATCCATCTCCACCACCGTGTGGGAAAACCGCACCGCCCTGCACCACGCCCAACTGGTGGAGAAGATCAGCCCCTACAACCCGGTCTACTCGGACCAGCTCAATCACCTGATGCAGATGGGCATGAGCCAGGCTCAGGCGGTAGGCCTGATGGAACGGAACATCAGCCAGCAGGCGGCGATGCTCGGCGCCAATGACATCTTCTGGATTTCGGGCGTCCTGTTCTTCGTGCTGATCGGCTTTGTGTGGCTCACCCGGCCAGCCCGGGGAGGCGCGGGCGCCGATGCGGCAGCCGGGGCACATTGA
- the pepE gene encoding dipeptidase PepE has translation MDLLLLSNSSSDAGYLAHARDAISELASGSKTACFVPFAGVTRDWDTYETLVADALSPLGIDLRSLHRAADADAARQAIDTAQLIVVGGGNTFRLLQCLRERGLLAPIAAQVRSGGARYVGWSAGANLACPTICTTNDMPVANPGGLDALGLVPFQINPHYFNVVLPGFRGETRDQRLAEFTTLHPEVPVLGLPEGNWIRVRGAHMDLGGPHTSRWFLGTRLQDVHPGPLSLPL, from the coding sequence ATGGACCTCCTCCTACTCAGCAATTCCAGCAGCGACGCCGGCTACCTCGCGCACGCGCGCGATGCCATCAGCGAACTGGCGTCGGGCAGCAAGACTGCATGCTTCGTGCCATTCGCCGGCGTGACGCGCGACTGGGACACTTACGAGACCTTGGTCGCCGACGCATTGTCGCCGCTGGGCATCGATTTGCGTTCGCTGCATCGCGCCGCAGATGCCGACGCGGCACGCCAGGCCATCGACACGGCGCAGCTGATCGTGGTCGGCGGCGGCAATACTTTCCGGCTGCTGCAATGCCTGCGCGAGCGCGGCCTGCTCGCGCCCATCGCGGCACAGGTCCGTTCAGGCGGCGCACGCTATGTCGGCTGGAGCGCCGGCGCCAACCTTGCCTGCCCCACGATCTGCACCACCAACGACATGCCGGTCGCCAACCCCGGCGGCCTCGATGCGCTCGGACTGGTGCCATTCCAGATCAACCCGCACTACTTCAACGTGGTGCTGCCAGGCTTTCGCGGCGAAACGCGCGACCAGCGGCTGGCCGAATTCACCACGCTGCATCCTGAAGTGCCCGTGCTGGGCCTGCCGGAAGGAAACTGGATTCGTGTGCGCGGCGCGCACATGGATCTGGGCGGACCGCATACATCCCGCTGGTTCCTCGGCACCCGGCTCCAGGACGTGCACCCCGGCCCGTTGTCGCTGCCGCTCTGA
- a CDS encoding AroM family protein, whose translation MNPSVARLPRVAFVTIGQSPRTDIAPQMVADLGLPAMVEQFGILDGLDDAQIAALAPKAGEYRFASRMRDGSQVVLGKPAAEAMLARLMASLDEQDFDALVPLCTGTALPALRTLVIEPQQVVDHLTVALAQGCRQLGIVLPLAAQVEGFHLIRPVPCELRVTHASPYTDGDDGRFAQAGEALRGCDLIVMHCMGYTEAMRAEVARHARAPVLLSNRMVARVLGDVLAGAT comes from the coding sequence TTGAACCCCTCGGTCGCCAGACTGCCGCGCGTGGCATTCGTCACCATCGGGCAGTCGCCGCGTACCGACATCGCGCCCCAGATGGTGGCCGACCTCGGCCTGCCGGCCATGGTCGAACAATTCGGCATCCTGGATGGATTGGACGACGCGCAGATCGCCGCGCTCGCGCCAAAGGCCGGCGAATACCGCTTTGCCAGCCGCATGCGCGACGGCAGCCAGGTCGTGCTGGGCAAGCCCGCGGCCGAGGCCATGCTGGCGCGGCTGATGGCATCGCTGGACGAACAGGACTTTGACGCGCTGGTGCCGCTATGTACGGGTACCGCGTTGCCGGCGCTGCGCACGCTGGTGATCGAACCGCAGCAGGTCGTGGATCACCTCACCGTAGCATTGGCCCAGGGCTGCAGGCAGCTTGGCATCGTGCTGCCGCTGGCCGCACAGGTAGAAGGCTTCCACCTGATCCGGCCGGTACCTTGCGAACTGCGGGTCACGCACGCCTCGCCCTACACGGATGGCGATGACGGACGCTTCGCGCAGGCTGGCGAAGCACTTCGTGGCTGCGACCTGATCGTGATGCATTGCATGGGTTATACCGAGGCCATGCGCGCCGAGGTCGCGCGACACGCGCGTGCCCCGGTGCTGTTGTCAAACCGCATGGTGGCACGCGTGCTGGGCGATGTGCTGGCCGGCGCCACTTGA
- a CDS encoding DUF3606 domain-containing protein: protein MSEQISQFRPLDPGRVNLMDPIEVQYWCRELGCTESALEEAVDAAGEHIAAVRARLEAGQAGAS from the coding sequence ATGAGCGAGCAGATCAGCCAGTTCCGGCCCCTGGATCCGGGCCGAGTCAACCTGATGGACCCGATCGAGGTGCAGTACTGGTGCCGTGAGTTGGGGTGTACCGAGAGCGCCCTGGAGGAGGCCGTGGATGCGGCGGGCGAGCATATTGCCGCAGTACGGGCCCGGCTCGAGGCCGGGCAGGCGGGGGCAAGCTAA
- a CDS encoding helix-turn-helix domain-containing protein encodes MSILEGVESVLGMFGEGRHEISFNDVMDELGLAKSSASRLLAQMVRYRLLELQSATRRYRPGVLLIRAAQAATQAHPFDEQCREILAALSDSTGFTAYLSMLDGADTVVLQRLNGNNPVQVLSPPGARRPAFTTAMGRVLLSRLTEAEFRLRYGTAGDASLPQAPAGCPATIAELQERVANARRERSAVAINEGMPGIGAVATTLADPASGDVRGLCLSFTAMQVSQAQAAALRDALVRAVAPVGQRIGDPLWQAASDTITR; translated from the coding sequence GTGAGCATTCTGGAAGGCGTGGAAAGCGTGCTTGGCATGTTTGGCGAAGGCCGTCACGAAATCAGCTTCAACGACGTGATGGACGAACTCGGCCTGGCCAAGAGTTCGGCCTCGCGCCTGCTTGCGCAGATGGTCCGCTACCGTTTGCTCGAGCTGCAGTCCGCCACGCGGCGCTATCGACCCGGCGTGCTGCTGATCCGCGCGGCCCAGGCGGCCACGCAGGCGCATCCGTTCGACGAACAGTGCCGCGAGATCCTGGCCGCGCTATCCGACTCCACGGGATTCACGGCCTACCTGTCGATGCTCGACGGCGCGGACACCGTCGTCCTGCAGCGGCTGAACGGGAACAACCCGGTGCAGGTGCTGTCACCGCCCGGCGCGCGCCGCCCGGCTTTCACCACCGCAATGGGCCGCGTGCTGCTGTCCCGGCTGACGGAAGCCGAGTTCCGCCTGCGCTATGGCACGGCGGGCGACGCCAGCCTGCCGCAGGCGCCTGCCGGTTGCCCCGCCACGATCGCCGAACTGCAGGAGCGGGTGGCGAACGCCCGCCGCGAGCGCAGTGCCGTTGCCATCAACGAAGGCATGCCGGGCATCGGCGCCGTCGCGACCACGCTGGCCGATCCGGCTTCCGGCGATGTGCGCGGCCTGTGCCTGTCTTTCACCGCCATGCAGGTCAGCCAGGCGCAGGCCGCGGCGCTGCGCGACGCGCTCGTGCGCGCGGTCGCGCCGGTCGGGCAGCGCATCGGCGATCCGCTCTGGCAGGCCGCCAGCGACACCATCACGAGATAA
- the rbfA gene encoding 30S ribosome-binding factor RbfA: MAKKGSISSRNLRLSDQIQKDLAEMIQRELRDPRLGLITLQSVTLTPDYAHAKVHFTVLGADAAEAAAILNEKAGYLHSLLYKRLHIHTVPTLRFYHDTSVEHAIEMSKLINEANATRSKDD, translated from the coding sequence ATGGCCAAGAAAGGCAGTATTTCCTCCCGTAACCTGCGCCTCTCCGACCAGATCCAGAAGGACCTGGCCGAGATGATCCAGCGCGAGCTGCGCGATCCGCGCCTCGGATTGATCACGCTGCAGTCCGTGACGCTCACGCCGGACTATGCGCATGCCAAGGTCCACTTCACGGTGCTCGGCGCCGATGCCGCTGAAGCGGCAGCGATCCTGAACGAGAAGGCGGGCTACCTGCACTCGTTGCTGTATAAGCGCCTGCACATCCATACCGTCCCGACGCTGCGCTTCTATCACGACACATCGGTCGAGCATGCGATCGAGATGTCCAAGCTGATCAACGAAGCGAACGCCACGCGTTCCAAGGACGACTGA
- the infB gene encoding translation initiation factor IF-2 translates to MASTTVAQLAAELSRSAAALLEQLQAAGVGKATPEDMVTESDKTRLLDYLKRSHGQADDSARKKITLTKRETSEIRQADSTGKTRTVQVEVRKKRVLIKRDEATSDHQADTEPQSAVVDAAEQARREEEERQQAELLARQEAEAKARREAAEREEAERRAKQEALEAEQRRQAELLAKKADEEAAAARAVNEAAEEASRKKAEDEQARVAGERAVAQKAADDAKAAADKARAEQDAARKRREAAEAEARAIQQMLNAPARVLKAPSERKAEEKKAEQTGTLHKPVKPAGATAEAKKDDKKPATTAAPSTTADKKTGKPGAPGWKDEGVRGKKGGLKTRGDSSGGVGGWRGGPRGRGGRHQRDDEGRSNFQAPTEPVVREVHVPETVSVADLAHKMAVKASEVIKQMMKLGQMVTINQVLDQETAMIVVEEMGHKAFAAKLDDPEALLVVDGEEHTDAEQLPRPPVVTVMGHVDHGKTSLLDYIRRTKVAAGEAGGITQHIGAYHVETDRGVITFLDTPGHEAFTAMRARGAKATDIVILVVAADDGVMPQTKEAIAHAKAAGVPIVVAINKMDKPDANPDRVKQELVAEQVLPEEYGGDSPFVPVSAKTGAGIDDLLEQVSLQAEVLELKAPIDAPAKGLVVEAQLDKGKGPIATILVSSGTLKRGDVVLAGSAYGRVRAMLDENGKPTKEAGPSIPVEIQGLSEVPAAGEEVLVLPDERKAREIALFRQGKFRDVKLAKQQAAKLETMLEQMSEGDVQTLPLIVKADVQGSQEALVQSLLKLSTDEVRVQMVHAGVGGISESDVNLATASKAVIIGFNVRADAGARKLAENHGIDIRYYNIIYDAVDEIKAAMSGMLAPEKRETTIGQVEVRQVFRVPKVGAVAGCMVTDGLVKRTSLVRVLRNNVVIHSGELDSLKRFKDDVKEVKQGFECGLSIKNFNDVQEGDQLEVYEITEVARTL, encoded by the coding sequence ATGGCAAGCACAACAGTTGCCCAACTGGCCGCAGAACTGAGTCGCAGCGCAGCTGCCCTGCTGGAACAATTGCAGGCGGCTGGGGTGGGCAAAGCGACGCCAGAAGATATGGTCACGGAATCGGATAAGACCAGGTTGCTGGATTATCTGAAGCGTTCGCACGGCCAGGCTGATGACAGTGCGCGCAAGAAGATCACGCTGACCAAGCGCGAGACTTCCGAAATCCGTCAGGCCGACTCCACCGGCAAGACGCGCACCGTCCAGGTCGAGGTGCGCAAGAAGCGCGTGCTGATCAAGCGCGACGAAGCGACTTCCGACCATCAGGCCGATACGGAGCCGCAATCCGCGGTGGTCGACGCTGCCGAGCAGGCGCGCCGTGAGGAAGAAGAACGCCAGCAGGCCGAACTGCTGGCACGCCAGGAAGCCGAAGCGAAGGCGCGCCGCGAGGCCGCCGAGCGCGAAGAAGCCGAGCGCCGTGCCAAGCAGGAGGCTCTGGAGGCCGAACAGCGCCGCCAGGCCGAGTTGCTTGCCAAGAAGGCCGATGAGGAAGCCGCTGCTGCGCGCGCCGTGAACGAGGCCGCTGAAGAGGCTTCGCGCAAGAAGGCCGAGGACGAGCAGGCACGTGTTGCCGGCGAGCGCGCGGTAGCGCAAAAGGCTGCCGACGATGCCAAGGCAGCTGCCGACAAGGCCCGTGCCGAGCAGGACGCCGCACGCAAGCGCCGCGAAGCCGCCGAAGCCGAAGCCCGCGCCATCCAGCAGATGCTGAATGCGCCGGCGCGCGTGCTCAAGGCGCCGTCGGAGCGCAAGGCCGAGGAAAAGAAGGCCGAGCAGACCGGTACGCTGCACAAGCCGGTCAAGCCGGCAGGTGCCACGGCCGAAGCCAAGAAGGACGACAAGAAGCCAGCCACCACTGCCGCACCCAGCACGACGGCCGACAAAAAGACCGGCAAGCCTGGTGCTCCAGGGTGGAAGGACGAAGGCGTGCGCGGCAAGAAGGGCGGCCTGAAGACGCGCGGCGATTCGTCGGGTGGCGTGGGCGGCTGGCGCGGTGGTCCGCGTGGCCGCGGTGGTCGTCATCAGCGTGACGACGAAGGTCGCAGCAACTTCCAGGCGCCGACCGAACCCGTGGTGCGCGAAGTTCACGTGCCGGAAACCGTCTCGGTGGCGGATCTCGCCCACAAGATGGCCGTGAAGGCATCCGAGGTCATCAAGCAGATGATGAAGCTCGGCCAGATGGTGACGATCAACCAGGTGCTGGACCAGGAAACCGCCATGATCGTGGTGGAAGAAATGGGCCACAAGGCGTTCGCCGCCAAGCTGGACGATCCGGAAGCGCTGCTGGTGGTGGACGGCGAAGAACACACGGACGCCGAGCAACTGCCGCGTCCTCCGGTGGTGACCGTCATGGGTCACGTCGACCACGGCAAGACCTCGCTGCTGGACTACATCCGCCGCACCAAGGTTGCCGCGGGCGAAGCTGGCGGCATTACGCAGCACATCGGTGCCTACCATGTGGAAACCGACCGCGGCGTGATTACGTTCCTGGATACCCCGGGTCACGAGGCCTTCACGGCCATGCGTGCCCGCGGTGCCAAAGCCACCGACATCGTGATCCTGGTGGTCGCGGCCGACGACGGCGTGATGCCGCAGACCAAGGAAGCCATCGCGCATGCCAAGGCTGCCGGGGTGCCGATCGTCGTGGCGATCAACAAGATGGACAAGCCGGATGCCAATCCCGACCGTGTCAAGCAGGAGTTGGTGGCCGAGCAGGTGTTGCCGGAAGAGTATGGCGGTGATTCGCCGTTCGTGCCGGTGTCGGCCAAGACCGGTGCTGGCATCGACGACCTGCTGGAGCAGGTGTCGCTGCAGGCCGAAGTCCTGGAGCTGAAGGCACCGATCGACGCGCCGGCCAAGGGTCTGGTGGTGGAAGCCCAGCTCGACAAGGGCAAGGGCCCGATCGCGACGATCCTGGTCAGTAGCGGCACGCTCAAGCGTGGCGATGTGGTGCTGGCCGGTAGTGCTTATGGCCGCGTGCGTGCCATGCTGGACGAGAATGGCAAGCCGACCAAGGAAGCCGGCCCGTCGATCCCGGTGGAAATCCAGGGGTTGTCGGAAGTCCCGGCTGCCGGTGAAGAAGTGCTGGTGCTGCCGGACGAGCGCAAGGCGCGCGAAATCGCGCTGTTCCGCCAGGGCAAGTTCCGCGACGTGAAGCTGGCCAAGCAGCAGGCGGCCAAGCTGGAAACGATGCTGGAGCAGATGAGCGAAGGCGACGTCCAGACGCTGCCGTTGATCGTGAAGGCCGACGTGCAGGGTTCGCAGGAAGCGCTGGTGCAGTCGCTGCTCAAGCTGTCGACCGACGAAGTGCGCGTGCAGATGGTGCATGCCGGCGTGGGTGGCATCTCGGAATCGGACGTCAACCTGGCGACCGCTTCGAAGGCTGTCATCATCGGCTTCAACGTGCGTGCCGACGCCGGCGCGCGCAAGCTGGCCGAGAACCATGGCATCGACATCCGTTACTACAACATCATTTACGATGCGGTAGACGAGATCAAGGCGGCCATGTCGGGCATGCTGGCACCGGAAAAGCGCGAGACCACGATCGGTCAGGTCGAGGTGCGCCAGGTGTTCCGCGTGCCGAAGGTCGGCGCGGTGGCAGGCTGTATGGTCACCGACGGTCTGGTCAAGCGGACCTCGCTGGTGCGCGTGCTGCGCAACAACGTGGTCATCCACAGCGGCGAACTCGACTCGCTCAAGCGTTTCAAGGACGACGTCAAGGAAGTCAAGCAAGGCTTCGAGTGCGGTTTGTCGATCAAGAACTTCAACGATGTTCAGGAAGGCGACCAGCTCGAAGTGTACGAAATCACCGAGGTGGCGCGTACGCTGTAA
- the truB gene encoding tRNA pseudouridine(55) synthase TruB has protein sequence MTDSANHRPPRLPRREVHGVLLLDKPLGLSSNDALVRAKRLLRALKAGHTGTLDPLATGLLPLCFGEATKFSQDLLEADKTYEAVVRLGQKTTTGDAEGEVLAERPVACDRAGLDAAIARFIGEIDQIPPMHSALKKDGRPLYEYARAGQTVERPARRITIHAIDILDCALPQAPSFTMRVKCSKGTYIRTLAEDIGEALGCGAHLTGLRRIAVGDLTLEGAVTLEQIDAQPDEARPAMLAPVDALLQRCPPVTLDAEASSRFLQGQRIAQRDLPAGSVPQEGTLARVYGGEPSRLLGVARMRERALRPERLVRL, from the coding sequence ATGACCGATTCCGCCAACCACCGTCCGCCCCGGCTGCCGCGCCGCGAGGTGCACGGCGTGCTGCTGCTCGACAAGCCGCTCGGGCTGTCTTCCAACGATGCGCTCGTGCGCGCCAAGCGGCTGCTGCGGGCCCTGAAGGCCGGCCACACCGGCACGCTCGACCCGCTCGCCACCGGCCTGCTGCCGCTTTGCTTCGGCGAGGCAACCAAGTTCTCGCAGGACCTGCTGGAGGCTGACAAGACCTATGAGGCGGTCGTCCGGCTTGGGCAGAAGACGACGACGGGCGACGCGGAAGGCGAGGTGCTGGCGGAGCGGCCGGTTGCCTGCGATCGTGCCGGGCTCGATGCGGCGATCGCGCGCTTCATTGGCGAGATCGACCAGATCCCGCCAATGCATTCGGCGCTGAAGAAGGACGGACGTCCGCTGTACGAATACGCGCGTGCCGGACAGACCGTGGAGCGCCCGGCCCGGCGCATCACGATTCATGCGATCGACATACTCGACTGCGCGTTGCCGCAGGCGCCGTCTTTCACGATGCGCGTGAAGTGCAGCAAGGGCACGTACATTCGCACGCTCGCCGAAGACATCGGCGAGGCGCTGGGCTGCGGCGCGCACCTGACCGGTCTGCGTCGCATCGCCGTCGGAGACCTGACGCTGGAGGGGGCCGTGACGCTGGAGCAGATCGATGCCCAGCCGGACGAGGCGCGTCCGGCCATGCTCGCGCCGGTGGATGCGCTGCTGCAGCGTTGCCCGCCGGTCACGCTTGATGCCGAGGCGAGCTCACGGTTTCTCCAAGGCCAGCGCATTGCCCAGCGGGACCTGCCGGCAGGCAGTGTGCCGCAGGAGGGCACGCTGGCCCGCGTCTACGGCGGCGAGCCGTCGCGCCTGCTGGGTGTCGCGCGCATGCGCGAACGTGCCTTGCGGCCGGAGCGGCTGGTGCGCCTCTGA